In Chelonia mydas isolate rCheMyd1 chromosome 18, rCheMyd1.pri.v2, whole genome shotgun sequence, a single genomic region encodes these proteins:
- the C1QC gene encoding complement C1q subcomponent subunit C, producing the protein MIVKNVWEPVGLGLALLFLALETTVTGNASPSCYGTPGLPGTPGMPGKDGRDGLKGVKGEPGIPAIPGTRGPKGQKGEPGSPGLQGKTGPMGPSGIRGEPGEQGQPGGPGMAGNYKQKHQSAFSVVRQTGQHPDKNAPVVFNHAITNPAQDYNTTSGKFTCRVPGLYYFVFHTSQTANLCVNMYKNRQKVASFCDHMSNSKQVSSGGLLLHMDAGHQLWLAVNDYNGMVGIAGSDSVFSGFLVFPD; encoded by the exons ATGATAGTCAAGAACGTCTGGGAACCAGTGGGCCTGGGCCTAGCCCTTCTCTTCCTGGCGCTGGAGACCACCGTGACAGGCAACGCTTCCCCCAGCTGCTATGGTACCCCTGGGCTGCCTGGCACACCTGGCATGCCTGGCAAGGATGGCAGAGATGGGCTGAAAGGAGTCAAAGGCGAACCAG GCATCCCGGCCATTCCTGGAACCCGAGGGCCCAAGGGGCAGAAAGGAGAACCCGGCAGCCCTGGCCTGCAAGGAAAAACTGGTCCCATGGGTCCCTCTGGCATCCGGGGAGAGCCGGGTGAGCAAGGCCAGCCTGGAGGGCCTGGCATGGCTGGCAATTACAAGCAGAAGCACCAGTCAGCCTTCTCAGTAGTGAGGCAGACTGGGCAGCACCCAGACAAGAACGCCCCGGTGGTGTTCAACCACGCCATCACCAACCCCGCCCAGGACTACAACACCACCTCGGGCAAGTTCACGTGCCGCGTGCCCGGCCTCTACTACTTCGTCTTCCACACCTCCCAGACCGCCAACCTCTGCGTCAACATGTACAAGAACCGGCAGAAGGTGGCCAGCTTCTGCGACCACATGTCCAACAGCAAGCAGGTCAGCTCCGGAggcctgctgctgcacatggaCGCCGGGCACCAGCTCTGGCTGGCAGTCAACGATTACAACGGCATGGTGGGCATCGCTGGCTCTGACAGCGTCTTTTCCGGCTTCCTGGTCTTCCCAGATTAG
- the C1QA gene encoding complement C1q subcomponent subunit A encodes MAGRFWLAASTLAMILGMAVPQENVCRAPNGKDGYPGVPGLNGRPGQKGDRGEPGLPGRRSGIQGPKGDEGEPGSPGMPGNQGYRGPNGSPGLPGQPGRKGAKGKAGNIKDQPRPAFSASRKNPPTRGNVVVFDNLITDQDSTYSTQTGQFTCRVPGVYYFAFQVISSGNLCLSLALNGEKKLGFCDSNSRGALQVNSGSGVLRLAPKDRVWLESDPRQGNRVYDGTEANSVFSGFLLFPETQ; translated from the exons ATGGCTGGCAGATTCTGGCTGGCAGCCAGCACCCTGGCCATGATCCTGGGCATGGCAGTCCCTCAGGAGAACGTGTGTCGAGCACCAAACGGCAAAGATGGCTACCCGGGAGTACCGGGCCTCAACGGGAGGCCAGGGCAGAAAGGCGACAGGGGCGAGCCAG GGTTGCCGGGAAGGAGATCAGGGATCCAGGGACCCAAAGGTGATGAAGGGGAGCCTGGGTCTCCCGGCATGCCTGGGAACCAGGGCTACAGGGGGCCAAATGGTTCCCCTGGGCTCCCAGGGCAGCCGGGGAGGAAGGGagccaaaggcaaggctggcaaTATCAAGGACCAGCCCCGACCCGCCTTCTCGGCCTCCAGGAAGAACCCCCCGACCCGCGGGAACGTGGTGGTCTTTGACAATCTCATCACCGACCAGGACAGCACCTACAGCACCCAGACAGGCCAGTTCACCTGCCGGGTGCCCGGCGTCTACTACTTTGCCTTCCAGGTGATCTCCAGCGGGAACCTCTGCCTCAGCCTCGCCCTCAATGGGGAAAAGAAGTTGGGCTTCTGCGACAGCAACAGCCGCGGCGCCCTGCAGGTGAACTCAGGCAGCGGCGTGCTCAGGCTGGCCCCGAAAGACCGGGTCTGGCTGGAGAGCGACCCCCGCCAAGGCAACAGGGTGTACGACGGCACCGAGGCCAACAGCGTCTTCAGCGGCTTCCTGCTCTTCCCTGAGACCCAGTGA
- the C1QB gene encoding complement C1q subcomponent subunit B, translating into MMLWAVLLCLAAVPLARADSCKGYAAIPGIPGAPGQPGSNGQDGVDGPKGEKGAPGRVDDEMELGEKGEPGSPGHPGKVGPKGPVGSKGSPGPTGPPGPVGESGDFKTTLKSAFSAARTISMLPRREQPIRFDRIITNENGHYENRYGRFTCRIPGLYYFTYHVTSRGNLCINIKKGQGTKGEKVVTFCDYVHNTYQVTTGGVVLRLQADESVWLEPTEKNSLVGIEGADSIFSGFLLFPDA; encoded by the exons ATGATGCTGTGGGCCGTGCTGCTCTGCCTGGCCGCGGTCCCCCTGGCCAGGGCCGATAGCTGCAAGGGCTACGCCGCCATCCCGGGCATTCCGGGCGCACCAGGACAGCCGGGCTCCAATGGCCAAGATGGAGTGGACGGCCCGAAGGGAGAGAAAG GTGCCCCGGGGCGGGTGGACGATGAAATGGAgctgggggagaaaggagagcCGGGGAGCCCCGGACACCCCGGGAAAGTCGGCCCCAAAGGCCCCGTCGGCTCCAAGGGCTCTCCGGGCCCCACGGGTCCTCCTGGGCCAGTGGGTGAATCTGGGGACTTCAAGACCACCCTCAAATCTGCATTCTCAGCTGCCAGGACCATTAGCATGCTGCCACGCCGGGAGCAGCCCATCCGCTTCGACCGCATCATCACCAACGAGAACGGGCACTACGAGAACAGGTACGGGCGGTTCACCTGCCGGATCCCGGGCCTCTACTACTTCACCTACCACGTCACCTCCCGGGGCAACTTGTGCATCAACATCAAGAAGGGCCAGGGCACCAAGGGGGAGAAGGTGGTGACCTTCTGCGATTATGTGCACAACACCTACCAGGTCACCACTGGGGGGGTGGTGCTGCGGCTGCAGGCAGACGAGTCCGTGTGGCTGGAGCCCACCGAGAAGAATTCCCTGGTGGGGATTGAAGGGGCTGACAGCATCTTCTCCGGATTCCTGCTCTTCCCCGACGCCTAG